The genomic segment catacaacataaCAGGAACATGTGTACATATGTAATGTATGGTGGAGATATCTGATCCACTATCCTTGAAACAATTTGGGTTTGGTAATATTCATAATTTTTTCCTTCAAGATGGAAATCAATAATAGAAGTCTTCACATCTACTGAACATGGCGTGggcatccagtcagtcagtcacacagaggagtggagtagaagaaatgtggatattaccTTAGGTTtcagatcattatcatcatcactcattGCTACAATCAAAATATCAATTACTCTGCTATGTGGGGTATGTTATGATATCTAGCACAAAATCAGTATGATTAAATCATAAATGTGAAAATTGAAATAATCAgcacaggagaaaaagaaaaaagtgaagattaaaaaaaaaaaagtactaattATTTATTCACATAATTTCACAGTGAATTAATTATTGTGTTTGCAGAGCATGGAGTGATAACGAAGGCACGAGTTGCCGGTGTCATGAAGAAGGTGGACAGGGCCCACTTCAGTAAAAGAAGCCCTTACAGGGACACCCCTCAGAGTATTGGCTATTCTGTCACCATCTCTGCTCCTCACATGGTGAGTATTGGGTTGTGAGTGGACACAGTGCTAGTTAATTTAACatagttttctttattttcatatttaGAAAATTTTCATACAGTATGTGCACACAGCCACATGCATGTAtttgcgggcacacacacacacatagtgatacacacacacacacaaacacgcacacacacacagtgatacacacacagtgatacacacacacacacatacacacacactcacactcacaccaacacacacctgcGTGCGCacatatccatgcacacacacacacaaatgcacacacatgcatacacactcacatatatgcatacagaaagaaagagaataatagAACTCCagtttatgtatttttttctacagaaaatggAGCCACACAAAGACAGGTTTCTGACAAACATTCATGGTGAGACCCATACTGAAGTttagagtggttaaagcattggactttcaatctgagagtcctgggtttgaatcttggtaatggcacatggtgggtaaaggatggacatttttcagatctcccaggtcatcatatgtgcagacctgcttgtgcctgaaccccctttgtgtgtatatcactatatacaagcagaagatcaaatacacatgtttaaGGTCCTGAagtccatgtcggcgttcggtgagtcatggaaacaagaacatactcagcatgcacacccacgaaaacagagtatggctgccaacatggtggggtaaaaacagtcatacacataaaacaccactcatgtacatatgagtgaatgtgggagttgcagcccaagaatgaagaagaagaagaatcagaaaatTTTCATACAGTATGTGCAGACAGCcatgtgtgctcacacacacacacacacacacacacacacacacacacacacacacaaatacacacactctcatacacattcatatatacagacagaaaaaaaaagaatgaaaatgctccaatttattattttttttatacagaaaatgGAACCACAAAAAGACAGGTTTCTTAGAAACATTGACGATGAGACCCACAATAAAGTTTGGTCCCTTTTACTTGTAATGTTTATGAACAGTAATGAAAGGTCATGGTCCATAATCGTTGTGTATCTCTGTGCAGCACGCCCATGCTCTGGAGCTGCTGGCTGACCACCTGTTGGAGGGGTCCATGGTGCTGGACGTGGGCTCTGGCTCTGGCTACCTCACTGCCTGCATGGCTCTCATGGTCAGTCCACCTCTGTGTGGAACTTTCCTATTACATTTCACTCATTGTTTctccttttattgttgtttttcttttgtagcTGTTTTGTATGATGTGTTTGTGGTGCATTGTCCATCAGTACCTATACAGTGCTGACATGGGTTTTGATCTTCAGTGCGCTTTTTCATGTGGAGGACGTACAAGCACAAGCAGGCATGTGTagtgatcttgttttgttttgttacgtaGTTAACTGTTGAGTATAACCCAGCACAAGAGAGTGTAGCAACTCTTAATATAGCTGTGACACCATGACATCAAGGAATGTAAACAACATCCATTCTCAAGCTGATAAGccccactctctttgtctctgcctctttagCAGCCTCTTTGCATTTTTTGCTTATCAGATCAGGAACTACTGAACACTGCtgatgtgactcagcagcagtgcagggtctcctcttttGTGTGGCCTCATGGTGGCCTAACACTTTTTGTCCCATATGGAGTGCTGGCATTCAGGTTGCAACAGAACAAGCCCATCTGTGACAATTGAAGATGAGCAGCAAGAGAGTAGTGCCACTAGAAGgtggggcagcaacaacaacaacaaacaaaacagacaaaaaaataaaagaaaaaaagaagaagaaaaaagctgttTCCATCATGTTCTTACCTACTGACAGCCCCCTGACTGAGTGCTGCCTGTGGCAGGTGGGCCAGACAGGGAAGGTGATAGGCATTGACCACATTGAGGAGCTGGTGAGGGCGTCGGTGGCCAACGTGAGGAAGGGGGACTTCACCTCCCGCCTTCTGGACCGGGGGCAGCTGGAGTTTGTGGTGGGGGATGGGCGAGAGGGCTACAGTCAGGGGGGGCCATACGATGCCATTCATGTGGGAGCTGCATCCTCTGGTGTGCCTGAcgctgtaagtttgtgtgtgttgtggggagaggtgtgtttgtgtgtgtgtgtgtgtgtgagtgtgtgtgtgtgtgtgtgtgtgtatgtatgtgtgtgtgtgcaggtgtctgggTGCCTTCATGCTCGTagaagtgtgtacatgtgtgtgtgttcttgacttttaggggaaggaagggaaggaggggcagGGCTTAGgctgtcatttttttctgtttctttttcaaacAAGAAAGCGAACATGCAAAAGATGTAAAGAAACTCAGAATTAACTTATGAAGAAGTTTCTTTCCAAGTGAGAGTGTCAACAGCAACATGAAGcattgaaaaaaaccccacataaaaccaacagcagcagtagcaacatcaGCAGTGGCAGTAAACAGCACCTCTTCATTCCATCTCCCTGCCCCTGATGTCTGTATGCAGCTTGTGTCCCAACTGAAGCCGGGTGGGCGGCTGATCGTGCCGGTGGAGCACTGGGCAGGCAGTCAGATGCTGATGCAGGTGGACAAAGCCCTGGACAGCACGGTCACCCACAGGGAGCTGATGGGGGTCATGTTCGTGCCCCTCACCAGTAAGGAGAGCCAGTGGCCAAGGTGATTTTAcctcccttttgttttgttttgttttcttcttctcttctttgtttgtgtttaGCTTGCATGCTATTTCTGTGCTCTTTTGCCATAtccaaagacaccttgaagacaaacctcaaagtctgtgacatagaaaccgcttcctgggaaactgatgcccttgactgctcacgctggaggatgctgtgctctagtggcataaagacgtttgaaaacaagagaacgctggccattaaaagGAGAAAcgtaagcgaaggaagcagggcgcaacttctggagacgttttcccttgcaacatcagtgggaagtgctgcgcattaaGAATtggcctcgtctcccatatgaggacacacaccaacagataagcctgcctgcctactcatctgtcggaccgacaggagactccatcggATATTGCAATATCCtcatcactcaaggcctgatcagtgcattgggtttctgcaaaggtcaggcatctgctgcttattttgttttattttgtgttattttattttatttcagttggttttattttattttatttttattattgctatgctttttacagcagatgtggtgtagtgtatatggctctgtctgcatgctctggcacctgagactgaaactgaaattgatcaGCCCTTCCACTTTTGCTTTGGCTTCTTTGTGTGTGCACCTTGTGTTCTCTCCTCTGCTGCTTTGGCTCCTTCCACAACCAGCAACTGCATTTTTTAATAATATTAGCGGATTTGTTCTTCGTTTTTTTAATGTACTTTTGTCATATTTGTTATCTGTTTGAGGGGATGTTTAAAATATTTTCAAGTGCTTTGAGAATGTTTAATGATTTACTGTTACTAACAGCTTAAGTAGATGTTTAATGCATTATAAATGTACATTGACTGCTttataaatgaaagaaacaaacaaaactgtgttTGGattttacagggtttttttttcattttggcatGATGTTACATGTGACAAATGCTGTGTATGCATCATGGTGATAGTGCTGTCACATTCGTTCATatattctttgttcttttctccaGTCACTAATCTAATTCAGGTTCTCACAGATctgataaaaatggaacagtGATGCATGTATGATTTACATTTGAACTGTTACAAATGTCcgtaaaatacaaacaaaagacagagttccacaggcacacacacagagacacagacacacacacacacagacacacagacacagacacacacacacacacacacacacacacgcacacacaattatctAGCAGATATACCtgaatgatttgaacttaaaTCTAGATCAGCTCAGTCAAATTCAAAGCATTGTAACGCAGCGGAGGGCTTTCAAGATGTAATAACTGATTCAAGTGTTAATGAAAGAAACTTGCCTTTGCTATGAAGAAGAATGCAAAGCAGTAATCAGTTCTCCCATCAAACATTGTTGATATTTCTTTCCATTCTAAAGGTGTGGACTGCAGTATTCTGGTTCTGTAAGAAGAACAGTAGCtttttgtgtgaatgtttttttgtgtgaccattatgattatgattatgtataATAACACACAACAGGTTTTACATTCATGAAATTTCAGCAGTATCTGGATCATACATATTAAGTTTCTCTTCAGTCtcttacatgtgtacacacacacacacacacacacacacacacacacacacacacacacacagtgtacatacACAccattccacaacacacacacatacacatacaaacacacacacatgcacacacacactcacaaacacacacacacacacacacacacatgcacacacacacacacacacacacacacacacatacagacacacacacacacacacacacacacacacacagagtcgcacactATATTTCCCCCTCAAGAAAACAAATTCAAAATGGGATTACATGCTACCTGGAATTAGCAGGATACTTGTGTTTGAATCATGGCCATGGCTGAGTTTGGAAACACTGTTCAGACTGTTATAATAATCATTGTTATAATTGTCATCGTTGTTGGTGATTATGCATATTTGTTTCACCGCAGGCTGCGTTGCGGTGTGCTTTGAGGCCTGTAGCGTTAGTGAGGAAAGATGAAGGTCAACAAGGGATTGCAATGCGTTCCTTGACCCAGGTATGCTTTCACTGCAGCATTAGAAAAATTAGATCTTGTCTTTGTCTCATTTTTACAAGATTGATGATGCAGGATTTCAAATATCATGCGAGGTTTCAAATATCAGACCGTCTTTTTGTTACATGGATGTCAAcaatcaaatcaaaagaaaaagagcTGTTTTCATactgctgtctctgcctctgttgtgGA from the Babylonia areolata isolate BAREFJ2019XMU chromosome 21, ASM4173473v1, whole genome shotgun sequence genome contains:
- the LOC143296323 gene encoding protein-L-isoaspartate(D-aspartate) O-methyltransferase-like; this translates as MKSLRLLCNLQTSFCCIVFLLFCLVRVGMAWRSHGSSNDELVENLKKHGVITKARVAGVMKKVDRAHFSKRSPYRDTPQSIGYSVTISAPHMHAHALELLADHLLEGSMVLDVGSGSGYLTACMALMVGQTGKVIGIDHIEELVRASVANVRKGDFTSRLLDRGQLEFVVGDGREGYSQGGPYDAIHVGAASSGVPDALVSQLKPGGRLIVPVEHWAGSQMLMQVDKALDSTVTHRELMGVMFVPLTSKESQWPSGKSKEDL